Part of the Tolypothrix sp. PCC 7910 genome, AGCAGTTTCGCCACCACCCACAGGCCCCCAGATAAAGGGAATAGGTAATAATGACAAGAAACTGGGATTGGAATATTTAACAAATGTGACATGATGTGCAACATCAAAGCCAATTTCACGATGCAATTTCCGAGCTACAAAGTATGCTTGTATCTGCCAGAGATAATAATGAATTTGCATTGCACCATTAGATCCTAAGCGCCACAGCCCACCCAATAGAGGTAAGGTAAAATAGACGAAGTGCAAGTTAGGATTTGGATGAGACGCAAGCTCTGCTTCAATAGCTTCTTTACTTTCATCAGGTCGCGTTAATACCCAAACCTCATTGTATTTGGCAGCTTCCCAAACCACATTCCAGCCAACACCACGCTCAGAGCCTTTTCCAGGTTCACACGAATAAGCAGAAATTAATATTTTCATAAGCAGATCAAGACAGAGTCTGATAAACAATGTTATTTGAATATTTGCATCAAGCGGATGCTAAATGTAAGGATTTTTGCTGAGTTAATTTTTATTAGCTAATAATTTTTCATAAACCTCAGCTAGTTTTTCTGCGGTTTTTTCCCATGTAAATAATTTAGCTCTTGACAGTCCTTTATCAACTAATTCTTGATAATATGTTGCGTCATTATGCAATCGCACTACTGCTTCTGAGATTGCTTGTGGTTCTTGGGGATTTACCAGAATAGCTGCATCACCTGCTACTTCAGGCATAGCTGAAGTGTTGGAAGTAATCACTGGAGTCCCACAAGCCATAGCTTCTAAAATTGTGATGCCGAATCCTTCATGCAGCGAAGGTGCTATCAGAATATCGGCAGCATTATATATTTCAATTAGCGTTTTCTTATCTGGTTTACCAAAGTAAGTAATATAATTTTCTAACTGATGTTCTTGAATATATTGTTTTTGCTCATCTGTAAAGTCAGCCCCAACTTTCCAAAACTTAAAGGAAATTTCTTTTTGTTTTAAAATCTTTAAAGATTTAAGTATAGTCAGAATATTTTTACGAGGATGATTAGCTCCTACATTGAGGAGATAAGTTGTTTGAGCATTACAACTATGATTTTGGTAAAAAGAATCAATCTCAGATTGAGATAATTGCCGAAATATAGGATCTACAGCATTTGGAGTTACAGTGATTTTGGCAGGTTCTATATTTAATAATTTAGTAGTATCTTTAGCAGTTACACTAGAAACAGAAAAGATGTGATCGGCATATTTCATGCCTTTGACAGCAAATAGCCAGACATTTTTACTCACCAATGGCAATTGCACTGAACCTTGAAGATTGCCAGAGTAATAAAAGTTGATTAAGTCATGGCAAGTGACAACAACAGTTTTAGCAGCTTTTTGTAACCAGTAAACAATATGAGCTTCTGCAGGTTCAATAATATGAAAAACATCTGCAGATTGTTGCTTTACCAAGCGTGGAAAACGCCAAAAACGCTCATAATATTTGATGAATCGTAGCAAAAGAGAAGAACTTGTTCTATCATAATTACGCGGTGCTAAATCCACAATTTCCCAGTCAGGGCGGACAGTTTTTAGCCCGGAAATAATACCATTGGCATAGACATCCATGCTGAACTCTTGCATGGTACGAACAATAACTACACGCATAATTAATTCCTCTTGGCATCACACTCCAACTTTCAATTAACCTCAACTTTTGTTCATAGCATAAGTATGAATACTAGTTTGTCGGATTAGAGGTTGCCAAAGGTTGATTAAACGTTCAGCAATTTTTTCATGGCTATAATTCTGATAAACTCTAGCTATACCATGTTGCTTTAACTCTTGCCGCCAATTTGGATTGCGAATCATTCGCTCTAAAATTGCTGCTAATCCTTCTGATTCCCCCTCTGGAAATATCAGATCGGAACGACCAATAACATTGGCGATTTCACCACTACTAGAGCCTACTACAGGAACACCCATTGCCATTGCTTCAATTAAAACATGACCAAATTGCTCTTTCCATGTAGTAGCAGTTAAGGAAGGCAGGACTAAAACATCAAATTTACTAATTTCTTCGGGTGCTTGCTCATGACGGACTGAACCGCGCCAAACTAATAAATCAGCTATTTGCTGTTTTTGAGCTTCTTGTTTGAGCGCTTCTTCATGGGAACCGGAACCACAAATAATAATCCGGGTATTGAGTCCTTTTTCTTTCAGTAGTCGTGCAGCACCAAATATAGTATCGACACCCTTCTCAGGAACTAATCTGCCCAGAAATCCTATGTGGAATTCTTCATTTTTATTTTCAGGCGATCGCGGACTAAATAATTGAGTATCCACACCCATCTGTGGCATAACTTCCATGAGTCCGGTATAGCCCCATTGCCGTAATAAATTAGCTCCATCTTGATTACCTGGAAGCATCAATTTGGCTGTACTCATGACAAATTGACGTACCCAGCGACGCACAATAGGTAAGGTGCGATCCATATTTTCCCAGCCAAATACAGCCATTGGCTTGCCTGTGATTCTGCTCCAAATTGCTAACTCAAAAGTACAAAGTGAGAAGACTTCTTCTTCAACCTGCACTATATCAGGTTGAAAATCTTGCAGAACTTGCCACAAATGCCAAGGTGTATAGACATGAGCACCTCCGCGCCCAGAAAAAAGTACAGGTGCTGTATAAACTTTAATGTTGGGATATGGTTTTTCTACTTCAAATTGGCGATTCCACTCTAGTGCTTTCCAGTTGCTAGGAGCTAGTAAGCCAACTTCAAATTTACCGGTTTGGGCGATCGCATTTAGCTTACCTTGGTTTACACCAACTACATAAGCATGACTAATAAAAAGTACACGTAGCGATGAACTTGTCATTACGCTTTTTCTCCTCTATGCCAAAAGTCAATTACTGGCTGATTTAACTGGTGGACAAGAATATCAAATTAATAAATTATGAGTTGATTCTAGATGTCAAAATTTTTAGTCTATATATGGAGTTTTGGTTGTGGAAGTAAAACTTTTCTCAAAATTATCCAACCATCTGCACTATAGTACGCAACTTGTTCATTAGGCCGTTTCTTTTTTCTGCATGTAGTAAATTATCTGCAAGATATTGCGCCATAGGCTTGGGGGCGAAAAACATCAGGATAAACCAAACACTCATAAGTAACTCTACATGCCAACGCTCTTGAGGATTAAATATGTTAAATACCGAGTAAATAAATCCCCGAAGACATAACAAAAATAGATTATCTTGAAATGGATGATTTGCTGGATCTAGTTTCAAAGATATTATTTTCCCCATAATCAATTTTAAATCTTTAGATTCTGTATCAATAACTTTATGAGGAGATAGCTTTTTCAAAATCTCTTTTCTTTTAGAATGAACTGCATAAAATCTTTGGCTATCTTCTCGTAAAATATTTAAATTAACAGTTTTTAAATTCTTACTATCATTATCTCCATGCATCCTATAGTATGCGCCTACTTCATCTAAAGATATTAATAAACCGAACATGACGGCTAAGTCATTTAGATATATGTCAACTGCTACTCTGAATATTGATTCAGGCATTGGAAGTATTTGATGAAGCGCTACAGATGCAAAAGCATTTCCACTTGTAGGTGGCCAAACATAATTAGGAACTTTCAGTATATGTTCTCTCAAATCACCAGTTGGCATATGCCAGTGTTTAGCTGGTACAATTTCTTCTGTAAGTTGACCTATAGCATTAATTTTTTGTAACCTGTATTGTACTTTTGCAACATTTGACTGGCTTTCAAAAGCTGTGACTACACTTTGAACAATCTCTGGCAGTAGAATATCATCGCTATCCAAAAAGATAACAATTTCTCCTTGAGATGCTGCAAATCCTTGATTAATTGCTGAAGCTTGTCCACCATTTTCTTTGAGTACTGAAATAATGGTTTCTCCATAGCTAGCAATGACTTCTCGGGAATTATCTATAGAGCCATCATCTACTACAATCAGTTCAATATTCTGGTAAGTTTGGTTCAAGACGCTATTAATAGCTTCAGCTAGGAATCTTCCGTAGTTATAATTATTAATGATGACGCTTACTAGAGGATATGATTTTTTTTCTTCCATGTTGCTACCTTCAATAATCTATCTTTTTTCACTACGAGTAATTAACCGAATAAACTTGCGATAAATAGCATTCCAAAATGTATATCGCCATCCAGCCCAAGCAGTCATATCTAGATATTTATAAAATAATTCTTTATCTCGATATTTATATGCGTTCCAAGGTTTAAAACTAGATGCAAAGTGAATTATCCAAGGATTATTGAGAACATTATTAAAAGTAGATTCATTAAATGGGCTATTTTCCCAAGAAGAATATTCATAAATAAAGGGCGTTTGATTCCAGCGAGGATCAAGTTCTCCCCATTGCCCTGCAAGCACTGCATTTAGTCCATCTTGATCATGGAAGCGAATATACTCTTTATTCTGCTCAACATATTGAATTATCTTGGTACTAATATTATCTTTTCGCCACTTCTCAAGATTAATTAGTAGAACACCTGAATTA contains:
- a CDS encoding glycosyltransferase family 2 protein — its product is MEEKKSYPLVSVIINNYNYGRFLAEAINSVLNQTYQNIELIVVDDGSIDNSREVIASYGETIISVLKENGGQASAINQGFAASQGEIVIFLDSDDILLPEIVQSVVTAFESQSNVAKVQYRLQKINAIGQLTEEIVPAKHWHMPTGDLREHILKVPNYVWPPTSGNAFASVALHQILPMPESIFRVAVDIYLNDLAVMFGLLISLDEVGAYYRMHGDNDSKNLKTVNLNILREDSQRFYAVHSKRKEILKKLSPHKVIDTESKDLKLIMGKIISLKLDPANHPFQDNLFLLCLRGFIYSVFNIFNPQERWHVELLMSVWFILMFFAPKPMAQYLADNLLHAEKRNGLMNKLRTIVQMVG
- a CDS encoding glycosyltransferase, which translates into the protein MTSSSLRVLFISHAYVVGVNQGKLNAIAQTGKFEVGLLAPSNWKALEWNRQFEVEKPYPNIKVYTAPVLFSGRGGAHVYTPWHLWQVLQDFQPDIVQVEEEVFSLCTFELAIWSRITGKPMAVFGWENMDRTLPIVRRWVRQFVMSTAKLMLPGNQDGANLLRQWGYTGLMEVMPQMGVDTQLFSPRSPENKNEEFHIGFLGRLVPEKGVDTIFGAARLLKEKGLNTRIIICGSGSHEEALKQEAQKQQIADLLVWRGSVRHEQAPEEISKFDVLVLPSLTATTWKEQFGHVLIEAMAMGVPVVGSSSGEIANVIGRSDLIFPEGESEGLAAILERMIRNPNWRQELKQHGIARVYQNYSHEKIAERLINLWQPLIRQTSIHTYAMNKS
- a CDS encoding glycosyltransferase family 1 protein — encoded protein: MRVVIVRTMQEFSMDVYANGIISGLKTVRPDWEIVDLAPRNYDRTSSSLLLRFIKYYERFWRFPRLVKQQSADVFHIIEPAEAHIVYWLQKAAKTVVVTCHDLINFYYSGNLQGSVQLPLVSKNVWLFAVKGMKYADHIFSVSSVTAKDTTKLLNIEPAKITVTPNAVDPIFRQLSQSEIDSFYQNHSCNAQTTYLLNVGANHPRKNILTILKSLKILKQKEISFKFWKVGADFTDEQKQYIQEHQLENYITYFGKPDKKTLIEIYNAADILIAPSLHEGFGITILEAMACGTPVITSNTSAMPEVAGDAAILVNPQEPQAISEAVVRLHNDATYYQELVDKGLSRAKLFTWEKTAEKLAEVYEKLLANKN